The Limisphaerales bacterium genome includes the window CCGCACGCGCCCGGACGGGGCGTTTCAGATTTACGTGAAAGACCCCGATGGCCACACCATCGAGCTGTGCACCGCATCGGTTGCAAACTAAAGATCAGTTAGGGCAGTTTCTACGAAACCGCCTTGGCGCGCTCGGGGAGCGCGCTCTACCTATCATGACAAGATTCGATTCGCTCGAATTGTTCAATCCAGCGCGCCCACGATAGCCCCGACTTCTCCACGCGAAATTTCACCAACCGCCGATGCTCCACTTCGGTGACATAAACCGTGCGGCCATCGGGGCCGCCGAAGCAGAGGTTGCTGGGCTTGGCGCCGAGCACGTCAATCTCTCGCAGGATTTCTCCGGCGGGCGACAGCACCACCACCGTACCTTTGCCATAGCGGGTGATGTACAGATTACCATCGATATCGCAGCGCATACCATCGAAGCCGTGATTGGGGAATTTTTTCAGCAACATTTTGTTCGCCAAGGTGCCGTCGGGTTGAATATCGAATGCCCACACGTTGCGCTGTTTGCTTTCGTTGACGTACAGTTTTTTACCGTCCGGGCTCACCTCGATGCCGTTGGTGGTGCCCATCTTTTCTGCGAGACGGGTGACTTTCCCATCGGTGCCGATGCGCCAAAGCTGGCCGGTGCCCTTGTCCCAATTGGGGTCGCTGGCGAAGAGTGTGCCGTCGGGTGCGATGGCGAGGTCGTTGGGCTGATTCATCCGCGGCTCGTGCGCGAAGACTTCGATCTTTTTTGTGGCCGGATCAATACGCAGAACGTTGTGGCCCGTGTAATCGGCCACGTACATTTTACCGGCACGATCAAACCGGATGCCGTTGCCAATGCTCGCGCCCGGCAGGGTGACGAATATTTCTGAATTCCCGTCCGGCGTGGTTTTGCCGATGGTGTGTTGTGCCTTGAAATTAACGGCGAAAATATTCCCTGCCAGATCACACGCCGGCCCTTCGATGCCGGGAGTGAAAGCATTGGTGACCGTAAGCGGTGTGGCGATGTACAGCGCGTCGGCCGGTTTGCACCAAGGGCATTGGCAGGCAACGCCGATCAACAGGAGGGTGGCAAGAAGGATTGTTTTCATCCGCGCGAGTGTCAGGCCCACGTGCAAAAAAATCAACGTCGTGCGGTAAAATTATTCTGCCAGCCGATTGGGGAGGCTCCAGCGGATGCGCGCCAGCAGCAAATCACCGCGGGCATTTTTGCGCGGCATCGATTCGGCGACGGTTACCCAAGATTCGTTCGGGCCGGCGTTGGTGATGTTGAAGTTGCCCATCAACGCCACGTTGTCCGGATCCTTCACGCCATCGCCCACCAACGGCAGCACCACGCGCTCAGTGGAGCGAATGAGCCGCCGAGTGCGGACGTCCACTCGCGCCACATACAACGGCGCGCGCCAACGAATGATCCCGGTGTTGGATTTATCTTTGCGGGTGTAAACCAAAAACAAGCCATCGGAGTGCGTCAGCCAATGTTGCTGCGTGGTGGACATGTGGATCGGGTCGCCATTGTCCCAAACCCATCGTTGCTTGGGCATCCAGTTCAGTCCATCAGGGCTGACGCTTTGGTAACCGTGATCGTCCTCGGCACGGAGGGTAATGTAAAATTTACCGCCGAATTGCGTGACCGATGGCTCGAGCAAACCGCGCTTGTGCGCCAGCTTCAGCGGCGGGCCGACTTTTTTGATGCGCAACGTTTCGCCATCGAACGCGCACAACACGCCCGCCACCGATCGATGGGTCGGTTTGTCGCCAAAGGTGAACGCCAGCAAAATTTCGCCGTTGGGAAGCACCACGCGCTGGCCGCAGTTGTTCGAATAAATGAACGCGCCGCGCGGATCATTCCATTCGAGGATGCGCCGCTTGGTCCAGGTGCCATCGGCGCGGCGCACGGTGTAAACGGGATAGCGCGCCAATTGATCGCCGCGCGCAAATTTTGGCCCCCGATAAAAAACAACGTGCCCCATCGCGAGGATGGTTTTGGTTGGTGGATGATATTGCGGCACCACATCGCACACCCCGGCCATCAGCCCGGGATGCTTCGCCACGGGAACGCGGCCCAGCGCCGGGATGGGGCGTTTCAGATTTACGTGAAAGACCCCGATGGCCACACCATCGAGCTGTGCACCACACCCGATGTGATAATCTAATAAAAAAACCCGGACATTTCTGCCCGGGTGTAATTCATTTCAGCTCTTCCTGGATGCTGACTATCATGTACCATCAGCTCCAACACCCTCTGTGGCTATGACCTTACTCTCCGCCTGACTGGCGGTGCGGAGCATTGCTATTCCGGCTATAATACTCAGGTATGCGCCCACCCCCATTCCTTTGAATAATTTGCCGCCCACACCAACGAGATAAAAGGCGAATATCAATATTGGCACAGCCCCACAGGCAATATAAATGGGTTTCTTATGGGCGATTGCAGCCACTAATCCAGCCAATGGAATAAGAGCCAGAATTTGCAGTTGCCATGTGGGTGGAGTGTCACCTCCAGCCCCGCCGGAACCCCCCTCATTTTCACTGCCCATATCCCCCATATCGCCAAACAATTCCTCAGCCGGATTTGAACCACTGCCCATTTTAACAAGGTCCAACCCCGAACAACTAATTGGCCCCATCGATATAAATGGCAGGAAAAAACCAACTACTAATATGACTCCACAGAACCTAGGTATTTGATGCATTTTCGTTTCTCTTTCGTTTATTTTGTTTCCATTTTATAGCGCGTTCTTAAGAGAATAGTAACTGCTACTTTGTTCTTCAATGACAAGTTGTCCACAAAACCCACAGAATCAAATTGGATTTTCTTCCTGAAATTCGAGCCATACCCGAGCCATACCCGTGCCATTGATGGATTGAAGGGGCATCAACGCGTGCGGCCCATCCGCTTTGCGGGGCAACCGGCAATGACGATTCATAGCCAAAGCCACCGCGCGTGGCCAAGTCCGCCGATTAACCATTGGCGATGAGCAGTGGCTTGTCACCGCGCTCGATGAGGTCTTTGCAAAGACTGCCGGTGAAAAATTCCACGACGCCGCTGCTGCCGTGGGCGCCGAGGGCGATGAGGTCGAAGGACTTGCTGAAATCCGAGTTGAGTAATTCGCGGATGTCACCCGATTCGGTTTTCACTTCCACGTGATCGAAGCCGTGCGAGCGCAGGAACCCGGCGGATTTAGTGAGCAACTCGATGCTGCCGTTGCCGCTGTCCGCACAATGCAACAGCGTGACGCGCACTTTGGAACGCCCGTAAAGCCGCGCGAATTGCCGCAGCGCGCGCATCGAATGGAGGCTGCCGTTGAGGGCGATCAGCGCGTCGAATTCGTCGTCCGGCTTCCAGCCCAAAGGCACGGCGAAGACCGGCGCGAGTGAGCGGTCCATAATCGTTTCCAGTGAATCGCCCGGCTCATCGTCATCGGTGCCATACTCGCCGTCATCGCCCGCGCCGCTGCCGTAGGTGAAAAACGTGCGCAAGCCAATGACCACGCAGTCAAAATAATTGGATTCCTCCAAAATCGCCGCGGCCGGCGTACCTTGCATTTCGAATTCCGTGTGCCGTACGCCCGCCGCTTCGCAACGCGCGCTGAAGTTGGCCAGCAATTCTTCCATCAACTTGTGATACTCCGCTTCCTTGGCGGCGATGCTCGTCTTGGCAAATTTCATGGCGCCCAGCGGCACGGCGCCCACGGAACGATTAATGCCCTCCACATCCAGCACGACCAACCCTTCCAGACTGGCATCGTGATGCTTTGCAAGCCAGCAAGCATAGTCGATGGCGGAGTCGGTGTAGGTGGATTTATCGAGACAAACCAGAATGCGATTAATCATGGTAAAGGTTGGGCGAGAAAGACCTCGCCCATCTGCCGTTATTAAAACCACATTTTTATCACGAATTCAATCCTTAAATCCGCGTAGAAACAATTCGTCCCCTTGATCGTGAAACCATTGATTGAGGGAACGCCGCATGTGCTGCAGACGCGCGCGCCGCACCGGCGAACGGGACAGATCATTCAACTCATACGGGTCGTCCGTGAGGTTGAAAAGCTGGTGTCGGCCGGTCTGGAGATAAAACACCAACTTCCAGTTTTCCATCCAGATCATCCGCTGCACATCCTGAAAATAACCATAACCCGCCGAATGCACATTTTGCCGCTGGCCGCGCAATAATGGCGCAAGACTCTGGGCCTCCACGGTTTTGGGGATGGGCAAGCCCGCCAGATCACACACGGTGGGAAACATATCCCGCAAAAAACCAAACGCCGGCACACGCTGGCCTTTGGCAATGCCGGGGCCGCTGATCATGAACGGCACGCGGATGGTGTGATCGTACATATTCTGTTTCCCCATCAACCCGTGACTGCCGAGTGCCAAGCCGTGGTCGCTGGTGAAAATGATAAACGTATTCGCCAACCGCCCATCGGCGCGAAGTTGGGCGAGCATTCGGCCCACCTGTGTGTCAATGTGATCCACCACCGCGTAATAAACCGCCAGCTCGTCGAGCACATCCGCCTTGGTGCGTGGCCACGGCAACAGCGCTTCATCGCGACCCTTGAGGTTGCCGTGGTCGAAGGGATGCTCGGGTTTGAAATTCTCCGGCAGTTTCATTTTTGCGCGAGTATATTTTTT containing:
- a CDS encoding universal stress protein translates to MINRILVCLDKSTYTDSAIDYACWLAKHHDASLEGLVVLDVEGINRSVGAVPLGAMKFAKTSIAAKEAEYHKLMEELLANFSARCEAAGVRHTEFEMQGTPAAAILEESNYFDCVVIGLRTFFTYGSGAGDDGEYGTDDDEPGDSLETIMDRSLAPVFAVPLGWKPDDEFDALIALNGSLHSMRALRQFARLYGRSKVRVTLLHCADSGNGSIELLTKSAGFLRSHGFDHVEVKTESGDIRELLNSDFSKSFDLIALGAHGSSGVVEFFTGSLCKDLIERGDKPLLIANG
- a CDS encoding exo-alpha-sialidase, which encodes MAIGVFHVNLKRPIPALGRVPVAKHPGLMAGVCDVVPQYHPPTKTILAMGHVVFYRGPKFARGDQLARYPVYTVRRADGTWTKRRILEWNDPRGAFIYSNNCGQRVVLPNGEILLAFTFGDKPTHRSVAGVLCAFDGETLRIKKVGPPLKLAHKRGLLEPSVTQFGGKFYITLRAEDDHGYQSVSPDGLNWMPKQRWVWDNGDPIHMSTTQQHWLTHSDGLFLVYTRKDKSNTGIIRWRAPLYVARVDVRTRRLIRSTERVVLPLVGDGVKDPDNVALMGNFNITNAGPNESWVTVAESMPRKNARGDLLLARIRWSLPNRLAE
- a CDS encoding sulfatase-like hydrolase/transferase is translated as MRCLIALWLMSLTLWAAKPNFLVIVTDDQRPDTIGALGNPRIDTPHLDWLVNNGATFENFICSNPLCVPSRAEILTGCTGYRNGVRGLGREKMNPKLTLWPAAMAAGGYHSWYSGKWMNDGQPTTRGYHEARGLFSSGGGTWKKGEVIRGRKGRPITGYRNWTFKNSNGKPDLQKGIGLTPLTDKYIADGALEFLKRKTKQPEQPFFLHVNFTGPHDPLVVPPGYDKKYTRAKMKLPENFKPEHPFDHGNLKGRDEALLPWPRTKADVLDELAVYYAVVDHIDTQVGRMLAQLRADGRLANTFIIFTSDHGLALGSHGLMGKQNMYDHTIRVPFMISGPGIAKGQRVPAFGFLRDMFPTVCDLAGLPIPKTVEAQSLAPLLRGQRQNVHSAGYGYFQDVQRMIWMENWKLVFYLQTGRHQLFNLTDDPYELNDLSRSPVRRARLQHMRRSLNQWFHDQGDELFLRGFKD
- a CDS encoding SMP-30/gluconolactonase/LRE family protein encodes the protein MKTILLATLLLIGVACQCPWCKPADALYIATPLTVTNAFTPGIEGPACDLAGNIFAVNFKAQHTIGKTTPDGNSEIFVTLPGASIGNGIRFDRAGKMYVADYTGHNVLRIDPATKKIEVFAHEPRMNQPNDLAIAPDGTLFASDPNWDKGTGQLWRIGTDGKVTRLAEKMGTTNGIEVSPDGKKLYVNESKQRNVWAFDIQPDGTLANKMLLKKFPNHGFDGMRCDIDGNLYITRYGKGTVVVLSPAGEILREIDVLGAKPSNLCFGGPDGRTVYVTEVEHRRLVKFRVEKSGLSWARWIEQFERIESCHDR